The sequence below is a genomic window from Chitinispirillales bacterium ANBcel5.
ATGAGAATCTGTCGTTTATTAATTTGCACTGTATCACATTTTACTAAGTATTGGAACAGGAAAAGAGGTTATGAGCTCAGCAGATTCAAAAACAATAAAGATCATGCCCTGTCTTGATATGCAAAACGGACGGGTGGTGAAGGGTGTACAGTTTGTAGATATCCGTGATGCGGGAGATCCGGTGGAGTGTTGTGCTGCGTACTGTGAAGCGGGTGCGGATGAGATTGCGCTTTTGGATATTACCGCAACCGTTGAGGGACGTGCAACGATGCTTGAGGTGGTAAAACGGGTGGCCCCGGTGGCTACTATCCCCTTTTCTGTTGGTGGTGGAATTAGTGATGTCTCCGTGGCCGCTTCGGTGCTGGATGCCGGGGCTGACCGGATAACGGTAAGCAGCGCTGCATTTCGTAACCCACAGGTAGTAAAAGATATGGTGCAGGAGTTTGGTTCAGAGCGGGTTACCGTTGCCGTTGATGCGGCGGAGAACAAGGCTCTTCCAAGCGGCTATGAGGTATTTATCGATGGAGGCAGAACCGCTACCGGTAAAGATGCCATAGAGTGGATAAAAACCATTGACGGTTTTGGGGCCGGTACGATTTTACCCACCAGTAAGACTAAAGACGGGGTAAAGAGCGGCTACGATCTGCCCCTTATACAAAAGACCGCAGCAGTGACCGGTGCACAGGTGATCGCTTCCGGTGGTGCCGGTACGATGCAGCACTTTAAAGAAGCAGTTGAAGCCGGGGCTTCAATACTGCTTGCTGCCTCTGTTTTTCATTTTAAGACAATTCAGATCCCTGAGTTAAAGCAGTATCTTCGCGACGAGGGTATATCTGTTTCCATGTAAGTTTCTGAGGTGGTGAGTATTTGTGCAAAGAGACGGTTGACCTGACCGTCTCCTGCCTCTTTTCCCCAGTACCTCTCCCCCCCATTTTGGCACATCATTCGCTGTTTAAAAACATGTTTCGCAGTTCTGTGTTTCATTTCTCAGTTCACTTAAAAAGGAGCATGTTATGGATGTGTTTGAAATTATGACACGTAATGTCGATTCATTACCTTCAAACTATACAGTGCTTGATGCGGCAAAGAAGATGCGAACGCTAAACGTCGGGGTATTACCCGTTACCGAAGAGGGTCATGTGGTGGGAATGATTACCGACAGAGACATAGTGGTACGGGCGATTTCTGAAGAGTTAAACCCGGGCAACACCTCCTTAAAAGAGGTAATGAGCCGCGAGATCTTCTCCTGCAAAGAAAATGCAGATATTGCTGAAGCTGCAAAAATTATGGAAGAAAGGCGGGTAAGAAGACTTCTGGTGCAAAACAATGAGGGTAGTGTAACGGGGATCATTTCCCTTGGGGACATTGCAACCCATGTGCAAAAAGAACTCAGCGGGGAGATTTTACAGCAAGTCTCAGAGCCAAGTTTCCCAAGACGATAGTAAGCTGGTAAACTCCCAAATAACATGCAAACGTGTGATTCAAAGCATCTCATCCGGAGGTACAATGATGGAAAAAAGCAGGGCGGATATCAAACAATTGATTGATCTACGACTTTCAGCAGACAGCAGAATAGACTCAAACAACATAAAGGTAAAGCTGAGCAACAGTACCGCTACCGTATCCGGTGTTGTGCACTCTGTTGCGGCAAAAGATGCGGTGGAGTCTGATCTGTGGGCAATTAAAGAGATTCACTATGTCGATAACAAGCTGAAAGTGAAATTTCCCGATGGGTACCAAAGACCTGCGGATGAAACGATAAAGGAAAATTGCGACAGACTCTTCGCAATCGATCCCGATCTCTATCTTGAAGACATAGAGTGCACAGTGAATAAGGGTGTTATAAGTCTTAGTGGCAGTGTTGGTCAATACTATCGAAAGAAACGGGCTGAGTTTTTGGCAAATCAGGTCGGTGGGGCTCAGAATGTAAGAAATGGACTCAGTGTTGTTCCCACAAGGGAAGTTGAAGACCAAACGATTGCAAAAACGATTAGCCATCACATGGAAAAAGTGCTGGGGAGAGAGGAAAATTCCGTCGTTATAGAGGTACAAAAAGGCCATGTGGTTTTGGCCGGTACTGTTCCCGACCGACGTTCTTTCGATACAGTTGAGGATATTGCCAGATA
It includes:
- a CDS encoding CBS domain-containing protein — protein: MDVFEIMTRNVDSLPSNYTVLDAAKKMRTLNVGVLPVTEEGHVVGMITDRDIVVRAISEELNPGNTSLKEVMSREIFSCKENADIAEAAKIMEERRVRRLLVQNNEGSVTGIISLGDIATHVQKELSGEILQQVSEPSFPRR
- a CDS encoding imidazole glycerol phosphate synthase cyclase subunit, whose translation is MSSADSKTIKIMPCLDMQNGRVVKGVQFVDIRDAGDPVECCAAYCEAGADEIALLDITATVEGRATMLEVVKRVAPVATIPFSVGGGISDVSVAASVLDAGADRITVSSAAFRNPQVVKDMVQEFGSERVTVAVDAAENKALPSGYEVFIDGGRTATGKDAIEWIKTIDGFGAGTILPTSKTKDGVKSGYDLPLIQKTAAVTGAQVIASGGAGTMQHFKEAVEAGASILLAASVFHFKTIQIPELKQYLRDEGISVSM
- a CDS encoding BON domain-containing protein, giving the protein MMEKSRADIKQLIDLRLSADSRIDSNNIKVKLSNSTATVSGVVHSVAAKDAVESDLWAIKEIHYVDNKLKVKFPDGYQRPADETIKENCDRLFAIDPDLYLEDIECTVNKGVISLSGSVGQYYRKKRAEFLANQVGGAQNVRNGLSVVPTREVEDQTIAKTISHHMEKVLGREENSVVIEVQKGHVVLAGTVPDRRSFDTVEDIARYTDGVVDVKNHMSISDGYD